One part of the Burkholderia vietnamiensis LMG 10929 genome encodes these proteins:
- a CDS encoding lactoylglutathione lyase has product MSSLNLRSMLRSTAAASAVLAALLVGAPAHADETHLDDIASPAASTRLPAVAVGPQYDTTHVCVAPEDFDRFTDSFVATFGGKKSQQGVFQVTPTPSQTMSQLVLTPVGTISVFGFKTPIPYPFCDERTGYLVSDIDVAVKSARAHGADVIVATFPDPIGRDAIVRWPGGVNMQLYWHTQAPNYDPLQTVPENRVYVSPQSASKLARDFVAFSHGKIVSDVRHAPGVEIGRPNDTYRRIRIESGFGKMTVLATDGHLPYPFGREMTGYEVTDLAATLKKAEAAGVTVLVPPFASDGREAALVQFPGGYVAEIHARTK; this is encoded by the coding sequence ATGAGTTCACTGAATCTGCGCAGCATGCTGCGCTCGACCGCCGCGGCGTCGGCCGTGCTCGCCGCGCTGCTGGTCGGCGCGCCCGCCCATGCCGACGAAACCCACCTCGACGACATCGCGTCGCCGGCCGCCTCGACGCGCCTGCCGGCCGTCGCCGTAGGCCCGCAGTACGACACGACCCATGTGTGCGTGGCGCCGGAAGACTTCGACCGCTTCACCGACAGCTTCGTCGCGACTTTCGGCGGCAAGAAATCGCAGCAGGGCGTGTTCCAGGTCACGCCGACGCCGAGCCAGACGATGTCGCAACTCGTGCTGACGCCGGTCGGCACGATCTCGGTGTTCGGCTTCAAGACGCCGATCCCGTATCCGTTCTGCGACGAGCGCACCGGCTATCTGGTCAGCGACATCGACGTGGCGGTGAAGTCGGCGCGCGCGCACGGCGCCGACGTCATCGTCGCGACGTTCCCCGATCCGATCGGGCGCGACGCGATCGTCCGCTGGCCGGGCGGCGTGAACATGCAGCTCTACTGGCACACGCAGGCGCCGAACTACGACCCGCTGCAGACGGTGCCGGAGAATCGCGTGTACGTGTCGCCGCAAAGCGCGAGCAAGCTCGCGCGCGACTTCGTCGCGTTCTCGCACGGCAAGATCGTGTCGGACGTGCGCCATGCGCCGGGCGTCGAGATCGGCCGGCCGAACGACACGTATCGCCGCATCCGGATCGAATCGGGCTTCGGCAAGATGACCGTGCTGGCGACCGACGGCCATCTGCCCTATCCGTTCGGCCGCGAGATGACCGGCTATGAAGTGACCGATCTCGCCGCGACGCTGAAGAAGGCCGAAGCGGCCGGCGTGACCGTGCTCGTGCCGCCGTTCGCATCGGACGGCCGCGAGGCGGCGCTGGTGCAGTTCCCCGGCGGCTACGTCGCCGAGATCCACGCGCGGACGAAATAA
- a CDS encoding TetR/AcrR family transcriptional regulator, which yields MTETKRKAASRPSRTAAAEPAATPGRRLTPEARERQIVEKAVEHFATHGFSGSTRELARQIGVTQPLLYRYFPSKEALIDRVYDEVYTWNPDWEKLIADRTIPLQQRLVAFYRSYAQTILRRAWIRTFIFAGLSREGFNTRYLSRLRERVFLPVLRELRHEYDIPTPASDAQRNAEIELVWSLHASIFYLGVRKWVYGLPVPDDVDAEIERQIDAFLNGTPAALKRVAADTPTTTTTPEPTPTPRRKRG from the coding sequence ATGACCGAAACCAAGCGCAAAGCAGCGTCCCGCCCGAGCCGGACGGCGGCCGCCGAACCGGCCGCCACGCCGGGCCGCCGCCTCACGCCGGAGGCCCGCGAGCGGCAGATCGTCGAAAAGGCGGTCGAACACTTCGCGACGCACGGCTTTTCCGGCAGCACGCGCGAGCTGGCGCGGCAGATCGGCGTCACGCAGCCGTTGCTGTACCGCTACTTCCCGAGCAAGGAAGCGCTGATCGATCGCGTGTACGACGAGGTCTACACGTGGAATCCCGATTGGGAAAAACTGATCGCCGACCGGACGATTCCGCTGCAACAGCGGCTCGTCGCGTTCTATCGTTCGTACGCGCAGACGATCCTGCGGCGCGCATGGATCCGCACCTTCATCTTCGCCGGCCTGAGCCGAGAAGGGTTCAATACGCGCTATCTGTCGCGGCTGCGCGAGCGCGTGTTCCTGCCCGTGCTGCGCGAGCTGCGCCATGAATACGACATCCCGACGCCGGCGTCCGACGCGCAGCGCAATGCGGAGATCGAGCTGGTGTGGAGCCTGCACGCGAGCATCTTCTATCTCGGCGTGCGCAAATGGGTGTACGGGCTGCCGGTGCCCGACGACGTCGACGCCGAGATCGAGCGGCAGATCGACGCGTTCCTGAACGGCACGCCGGCCGCGCTGAAGCGCGTGGCGGCGGACACGCCGACGACCACGACTACACCCGAGCCAACGCCCACACCGCGCCGCAAGCGCGGGTAG
- a CDS encoding YoaK family protein, whose product MPAGQLAASGASAPDHVAGEDVMLASIAGYVDTLGFVALFGLFTAHVTGNFILIGSGIAGVGQGLVIKWLAFPAFIAGIVAARLLDHGMRVRGHGPRACSLYAMQAILLTGFMLAGVAASPIASADAPATILCGLLGAAAMGVQNAHGRLTARSVVANTVMTGNVTQAVIDAFDWLVPIAAPAEREAARARLRRTLPPVAGFALGAGAGATAYLYAGFWALALPLAVLVFLACRAGRRDARPASR is encoded by the coding sequence ATGCCAGCTGGCCAGCTAGCGGCAAGCGGCGCGAGCGCGCCCGATCACGTGGCCGGCGAGGACGTGATGCTCGCGTCGATCGCGGGCTACGTCGACACGCTCGGCTTCGTCGCGCTGTTCGGGCTGTTCACCGCGCACGTGACCGGCAACTTCATCCTGATCGGCTCCGGCATCGCGGGCGTCGGGCAGGGCCTCGTGATCAAGTGGCTCGCGTTTCCCGCGTTCATCGCCGGGATCGTCGCCGCCCGCCTGCTCGATCACGGGATGCGCGTGCGCGGCCACGGCCCGCGCGCGTGCTCGCTGTATGCGATGCAGGCGATCCTGCTGACCGGCTTCATGCTGGCCGGGGTGGCGGCGTCGCCGATCGCGAGCGCCGATGCGCCCGCGACGATCCTCTGCGGGCTGCTCGGCGCCGCCGCGATGGGCGTGCAGAATGCCCACGGCCGGCTGACCGCGCGCTCGGTGGTGGCGAACACCGTGATGACCGGCAACGTCACGCAGGCCGTCATCGACGCATTCGACTGGCTCGTGCCGATCGCCGCGCCCGCGGAGCGGGAAGCCGCCCGCGCCCGGTTGCGGCGCACGCTGCCGCCGGTCGCCGGTTTTGCGCTCGGCGCGGGCGCCGGTGCGACCGCGTATCTGTATGCGGGGTTCTGGGCGCTCGCGCTGCCGCTGGCGGTGCTGGTGTTTCTTGCCTGTCGCGCGGGCCGCCGCGACGCGCGGCCCGCATCCCGCTGA
- a CDS encoding helix-turn-helix domain-containing protein, with protein MPDLVIAAPDAPVAPTPKDTLGCAASLLSKDIETAAGGLKLHRKCMREAHVEHIDMPACDRGFLVGVSLNGGHRRTLYGRAGASERRFQQHSIYIRDFSRHFRADLYGNFDFVLVELPPAYLERVGREHGGSAVGGLTSRPDVRDPVLGHLAHAVADSLDAPGPLDALFIEQIGLAMGTHLLRRYGAARVRDLERKGVLSPAKVALAKELLMEKANLGVSIEEVANECDLSRGYFIRAFSRTTGRTPHQWLLEQRVTRARHLIETSDMTLAEIAADCGFSDQSHLNRVFLRVIGHPPGAWRRARSR; from the coding sequence ATGCCCGACCTCGTCATCGCAGCGCCGGACGCCCCGGTCGCGCCAACGCCGAAAGACACGCTCGGCTGCGCGGCAAGCCTGCTGTCGAAGGACATCGAGACGGCCGCCGGCGGCCTGAAGCTGCACCGCAAATGCATGCGCGAGGCGCACGTCGAGCATATCGACATGCCCGCATGCGATCGCGGCTTCCTGGTCGGCGTATCGCTGAACGGCGGCCACCGCCGCACGCTCTACGGGCGCGCGGGCGCGAGCGAGCGCCGGTTCCAGCAACACTCGATCTACATTCGCGACTTCTCGCGCCATTTCCGCGCCGACCTGTACGGTAATTTCGACTTCGTGCTGGTCGAGCTGCCGCCCGCGTATCTCGAACGCGTCGGCCGGGAGCATGGCGGCAGCGCGGTCGGCGGCCTGACCTCGCGGCCCGACGTGCGCGACCCGGTGCTCGGCCATCTCGCGCACGCCGTGGCCGACAGCCTCGACGCGCCCGGGCCGCTCGATGCGCTGTTCATCGAGCAGATCGGGCTGGCGATGGGCACCCATCTGCTGCGCCGCTACGGCGCTGCGCGCGTGCGCGACCTCGAGCGCAAGGGCGTGCTGTCGCCGGCAAAAGTGGCGCTCGCGAAGGAACTGCTGATGGAAAAGGCGAACCTCGGCGTGTCGATCGAGGAAGTCGCGAACGAATGCGACCTGTCGCGCGGCTATTTCATCCGCGCGTTCTCCCGCACCACCGGCCGCACGCCGCACCAGTGGCTGCTCGAACAGCGCGTGACGCGGGCGCGCCATCTGATCGAGACGTCCGACATGACGCTCGCCGAGATCGCCGCCGATTGCGGGTTCTCCGACCAGAGCCATCTGAACCGCGTGTTCCTGCGCGTGATCGGCCATCCGCCCGGCGCGTGGCGCCGCGCGCGCTCGCGCTGA
- a CDS encoding LysR family transcriptional regulator translates to MDKFSALRAFVEVAEAGGFSSAGRRLELAASSVVRAVDALEASLGTVLFNRTTRQVTLSDAGVVYYARAKRVLEELADADALVADRGSEPSGPLRVSVPVAYGLRRIAPHVAALLARHPKLDIDLQLTDERVDLVTSRIDVAIRLGDAAPSADVVARPLGTFRRHVVASPGYLDAHGTPATPGDLVDHACLRFHFGVDQQAWTFVGAQGTTQVVVAGRLKSNHSEVLCEAALDGAGIALLPDWLVDADVEAGRLRRLFDDYDVTPGAARAVITALYLPNQRGSKRVAAFIDFVAALARAPA, encoded by the coding sequence ATGGACAAATTCTCCGCACTGCGCGCGTTCGTTGAAGTGGCCGAAGCCGGCGGTTTCTCGAGCGCCGGACGGCGTCTCGAACTCGCCGCTTCGTCGGTGGTGCGCGCGGTGGACGCGCTCGAGGCATCGCTCGGCACGGTGCTGTTCAACCGCACGACCCGGCAGGTCACGCTGTCCGATGCCGGCGTCGTCTACTACGCGCGGGCGAAGCGCGTGCTGGAGGAACTGGCCGATGCGGATGCGCTCGTCGCCGACCGCGGCAGCGAGCCGTCCGGGCCGCTGCGCGTGTCGGTGCCGGTCGCCTACGGGCTGCGCCGCATCGCGCCGCACGTCGCGGCGTTGCTCGCGCGCCATCCGAAGCTCGACATCGACCTGCAGCTCACCGACGAACGCGTCGACCTCGTGACGAGCCGGATCGACGTCGCGATCCGGCTCGGCGACGCGGCGCCGAGCGCAGACGTCGTCGCGCGCCCGCTCGGCACGTTCCGGCGCCACGTGGTCGCCAGCCCAGGCTATCTCGACGCGCATGGCACGCCGGCCACGCCCGGCGACCTGGTCGACCACGCGTGCCTGCGCTTTCACTTCGGCGTCGACCAGCAGGCGTGGACCTTCGTCGGCGCGCAGGGGACCACACAGGTCGTCGTCGCCGGCCGGCTCAAATCGAATCACAGCGAAGTGCTGTGCGAAGCCGCGCTCGACGGCGCGGGCATCGCGCTGCTGCCCGACTGGCTGGTCGATGCGGACGTCGAGGCCGGCCGCCTGCGGCGTCTGTTCGACGACTACGACGTCACGCCCGGCGCCGCACGCGCGGTGATCACCGCGCTGTACCTGCCGAACCAGCGCGGCTCGAAGCGCGTCGCCGCGTTCATCGACTTCGTCGCCGCGCTCGCCCGCGCGCCGGCATGA
- a CDS encoding alginate export family protein, with amino-acid sequence MNRAWRGALPCVVLAGGVALHAGAAAGAEAADATAPAAAPAATPAATPAAAAAATCTAKRPVVLFNRWQEDWSVLANPCVPRKPFDSLKYVPLGDDPSTYLSLGASLRERFELNNAPLFGLGAAHDDNYVIQRANVHADLRYRGHLQAFVQFVDARPFGKNTVGPVDKDQLDLEQAFVAYVDQVGPGTVKTRIGRQEMAFDLQRFVSVRDGPNVRQAYDGLWADYEIGKWRLIGYVTRPVQYRDDAAFDDVSNRHLRFDGVRVERNGTGPGDLSAYWSRYTRDNARFADAAGTERRDVFDVRYAGKADSLDWDVEAMLQTGHVGQDTVGAWAFGALGGYTFAKTPGTPRVGIQVDGASGDAHPGDHRVGTFNPMFPNGYYFTLAGYTGYSNLIHVKPSLTFKPSSSVTVLTAVGFQWRQTTADAIYGQGMSAVPGTAGKGGAWTGMYAQARVDWLVNANLALALEAVHFELGSSIRALGARNADYVGMEAKFGW; translated from the coding sequence ATGAACCGAGCGTGGCGCGGCGCGCTGCCGTGCGTCGTGCTGGCGGGCGGCGTCGCGTTGCACGCGGGCGCGGCGGCCGGCGCCGAAGCGGCAGACGCGACGGCCCCGGCGGCCGCACCGGCCGCCACGCCCGCTGCGACACCCGCAGCCGCGGCCGCTGCGACGTGTACCGCGAAGCGGCCCGTCGTGCTGTTCAACCGCTGGCAGGAAGACTGGTCGGTGCTCGCGAACCCGTGCGTGCCGCGCAAGCCGTTCGACTCGCTGAAATACGTGCCGCTCGGCGACGACCCGTCGACCTACCTGTCGCTCGGCGCGAGCCTGCGCGAGCGCTTCGAGCTGAACAATGCGCCGCTGTTCGGGCTGGGCGCGGCGCACGACGACAACTACGTGATCCAGCGCGCGAACGTCCATGCGGACCTGCGCTATCGCGGCCATCTGCAGGCGTTCGTGCAGTTCGTCGACGCGCGGCCGTTCGGCAAGAACACGGTCGGCCCGGTCGACAAGGATCAGCTCGATCTCGAACAGGCGTTCGTCGCGTACGTCGATCAGGTGGGGCCCGGCACGGTCAAGACGCGCATCGGCCGGCAGGAGATGGCGTTCGACTTGCAGCGCTTCGTGTCGGTGCGCGATGGTCCGAACGTGCGGCAGGCCTACGACGGCCTGTGGGCCGATTATGAAATCGGCAAGTGGCGGCTGATCGGCTATGTGACGCGGCCCGTGCAGTACCGCGACGACGCGGCGTTCGACGACGTGTCGAACCGCCATCTGCGCTTCGACGGCGTGCGCGTCGAGCGCAACGGCACGGGGCCCGGCGACTTGTCCGCGTACTGGTCGCGCTATACGCGCGACAACGCGCGCTTCGCCGACGCGGCGGGCACCGAGCGCCGCGACGTGTTCGACGTGCGCTACGCGGGCAAGGCCGACTCGCTCGACTGGGACGTCGAGGCGATGCTGCAGACCGGTCACGTCGGACAGGACACGGTCGGCGCGTGGGCGTTCGGCGCACTGGGCGGCTATACGTTCGCGAAGACGCCCGGCACGCCGCGCGTCGGCATCCAGGTCGACGGCGCGTCGGGCGACGCGCATCCGGGCGACCACCGCGTCGGCACGTTCAACCCGATGTTTCCGAACGGCTATTACTTCACGCTCGCCGGTTACACGGGGTACAGCAACCTGATCCACGTGAAGCCGTCGCTGACGTTCAAGCCGTCCAGCTCGGTCACGGTGCTCACGGCCGTCGGTTTCCAGTGGCGGCAGACCACGGCCGACGCGATCTACGGGCAGGGGATGTCGGCCGTGCCGGGCACGGCGGGCAAGGGCGGCGCGTGGACCGGCATGTACGCGCAGGCGCGCGTCGACTGGCTGGTCAACGCGAACCTCGCGCTCGCGCTCGAGGCCGTGCACTTCGAGCTCGGCTCGTCGATTCGCGCGCTCGGCGCGCGCAATGCCGACTACGTCGGCATGGAAGCGAAGTTCGGCTGGTAA